In a genomic window of Akkermansia massiliensis:
- a CDS encoding PEP-CTERM sorting domain-containing protein, giving the protein MNYTDGYEGRGYDSRTNGGQLTLGSSSTGLGLNATEGFSLSIAVKDYSPGNTSSSAIWKSILTFTSGNSQNMYLQKDSGDASTAGAWAAYCGGNVGNWANLTISRDSFSNIIITFQNGELNIYLDGQKKITASGVNFTGDVQSLKLASTANTTMDDLQLYAGVLNDGEIAALAANPALPVPEPATATLSLLGLVSLSCMRRRRG; this is encoded by the coding sequence ATGAATTATACCGATGGCTATGAAGGCCGGGGCTATGACAGCCGCACGAACGGCGGACAATTGACGCTGGGCTCCTCCAGTACGGGACTGGGGCTGAATGCTACGGAAGGTTTCAGCCTTTCCATTGCCGTCAAGGACTACTCCCCCGGCAATACATCGTCCTCGGCTATATGGAAAAGCATTCTGACCTTCACATCCGGCAACAGCCAGAACATGTACCTCCAGAAGGATTCCGGCGACGCCTCCACCGCCGGGGCATGGGCGGCCTATTGCGGCGGAAACGTGGGCAACTGGGCCAACCTGACGATTTCCAGGGATTCCTTTTCCAACATCATCATCACCTTCCAGAACGGGGAATTGAACATTTATCTGGACGGGCAGAAGAAAATCACGGCCTCCGGAGTCAATTTCACCGGAGACGTGCAGTCACTCAAGCTGGCGTCCACCGCCAATACGACCATGGATGACCTCCAATTATATGCCGGTGTCCTGAATGACGGGGAAATAGCCGCGCTGGCGGCCAACCCCGCCCTTCCCGTTCCGGAACCCGCCACGGCCACACTGAGCCTGCTGGGGCTGGTTTCCCTATCGTGCATGCGCCGCCGCCGGGGTTAA